A window from Gottschalkiaceae bacterium SANA encodes these proteins:
- a CDS encoding alpha/beta fold hydrolase, producing MFLSGFLIVLVLVLVYLLIIIFFPILREPQVQMKNQEEERVAPENREEIVYEIGEERVHGWFYLPKERKTTVPCIILSHGFGGTKDALLERYALRFNEAGYAALTYDYRHFGTSEGKPRQLYMASKQEEDLRGAVDYARKRKEVDCKKIVLWGTSASGGYGLVLAAENPTIAGVIAQCPALDKNIDGRVVLEREGWRFFLKLFVHAQRDRGRGRLGLSPHYIPIVGRPGETAMLTAVGAYEGYQDILLNSPTFQNRVCAQVLLTGRGENPSDFAVHVHCPTLILACEKDILVSMEAVEKVKKSMGDHCRVKTYPIEHFDIYQGENFDNAVQDMLEFIAEIV from the coding sequence ATGTTTTTATCCGGATTCTTAATCGTATTGGTCTTGGTACTTGTATATTTGTTGATTATTATCTTTTTTCCGATACTGCGGGAGCCGCAGGTCCAGATGAAAAATCAAGAGGAAGAGCGAGTTGCTCCTGAAAATCGAGAAGAGATCGTTTATGAGATAGGAGAAGAAAGGGTGCACGGTTGGTTCTATCTTCCTAAAGAGCGGAAGACGACAGTGCCTTGTATCATTTTAAGCCACGGTTTTGGTGGTACCAAGGATGCGCTTTTGGAGCGGTATGCGCTTCGTTTTAATGAAGCGGGCTATGCAGCACTTACCTATGATTATCGCCATTTTGGTACAAGTGAAGGGAAACCGAGACAACTTTACATGGCAAGTAAGCAGGAAGAGGATCTTAGAGGAGCGGTTGACTATGCAAGAAAACGAAAGGAAGTTGATTGCAAGAAAATTGTGCTATGGGGAACCTCGGCATCCGGAGGATATGGACTAGTTCTTGCCGCTGAAAACCCAACCATTGCGGGCGTAATTGCGCAGTGCCCAGCTCTGGATAAAAATATCGACGGGCGAGTTGTCTTGGAACGGGAGGGTTGGAGATTTTTTCTGAAACTCTTTGTTCATGCCCAGCGCGATCGGGGGAGAGGACGATTGGGATTGTCACCCCATTATATTCCTATTGTTGGAAGACCTGGTGAAACCGCCATGTTAACAGCGGTCGGTGCTTATGAAGGGTATCAAGATATTCTTCTCAATTCGCCGACCTTTCAGAATCGAGTTTGCGCACAGGTTTTGCTGACTGGGCGAGGAGAGAATCCATCCGATTTTGCAGTACATGTACATTGTCCAACATTAATTTTGGCTTGTGAGAAGGATATTCTGGTCAGCATGGAAGCTGTGGAAAAAGTGAAAAAAAGTATGGGGGATCACTGTCGTGTAAAAACCTATCCCATTGAACATTTTGACATTTATCAGGGAGAGAATTTTGACAACGCGGTTCAGGATATGCTTGAATTTATAGCTGAAATCGTCTAG
- a CDS encoding M20/M25/M40 family metallo-hydrolase — MLKLLKQLVKIDSSSQEGANQAIEVAAAYLKNHGIDGTIVACQGWKSYVAVLGQGEKTLIWNGHLDVVSGCLEQFEPLVQEGRLIGRGSADMKGGCVAMMEAFIALKDHPLSSKVMLQLVPDEEIGGVHGTKYLVEEGYVGDFVICTEPTQMKVSLQAKGILRVLVHTSGKAAHGSRPWEGENAIAKAMENVERIKALPILNEGSAFYKKSSINLAFISGGDIYNRVPDACTLGLDIRYVPHLDASEIVSAIEEIVDGKIEIEAMEPGVCVAENAGEICQLKESMALVAPDLSLEMTAQHGASDGRFYAGRGIPAIEFGPTGAAWHGDHEYVELESIEQLRDILIHYALHFS, encoded by the coding sequence ATGTTGAAATTGCTAAAACAGCTTGTGAAAATTGATTCTTCAAGTCAAGAAGGGGCCAACCAGGCGATTGAAGTTGCGGCGGCTTATTTGAAAAATCATGGCATTGATGGAACAATCGTAGCTTGCCAGGGATGGAAGAGTTATGTGGCTGTCCTTGGACAGGGAGAAAAAACCTTGATTTGGAATGGGCATTTGGATGTGGTTTCGGGTTGTTTGGAGCAATTTGAACCTCTTGTGCAAGAGGGACGATTGATTGGGCGTGGTAGTGCTGATATGAAGGGTGGCTGTGTTGCTATGATGGAAGCCTTTATTGCGTTAAAGGATCATCCATTATCATCGAAAGTCATGCTTCAATTGGTTCCCGATGAAGAAATCGGCGGGGTCCACGGAACAAAATACTTAGTGGAAGAGGGCTATGTCGGTGATTTTGTCATTTGTACAGAACCCACGCAGATGAAAGTGTCCTTGCAAGCAAAAGGTATTTTACGAGTGCTTGTTCATACTTCTGGAAAGGCAGCCCATGGAAGTCGGCCATGGGAGGGCGAAAATGCTATAGCCAAAGCCATGGAAAATGTGGAGAGAATCAAGGCATTGCCGATTCTGAACGAAGGATCCGCTTTCTATAAGAAATCATCAATCAATTTAGCTTTTATCAGTGGGGGTGATATTTATAATCGTGTGCCGGACGCCTGCACACTGGGACTCGATATCCGATATGTACCTCATTTGGATGCAAGTGAAATTGTTTCGGCCATCGAAGAAATTGTTGACGGAAAAATTGAAATAGAAGCGATGGAACCGGGCGTGTGTGTTGCGGAAAATGCGGGTGAGATTTGTCAACTGAAGGAATCCATGGCCCTTGTAGCACCAGACTTGTCATTGGAAATGACGGCGCAACACGGTGCCTCGGATGGAAGATTTTATGCGGGCCGGGGCATTCCAGCAATCGAGTTTGGTCCAACAGGAGCGGCGTGGCATGGGGATCATGAATATGTTGAACTGGAATCGATCGAGCAATTGCGCGACATCTTGATTCATTATGCCTTGCACTTTTCCTAA
- a CDS encoding MFS transporter, with amino-acid sequence MFRELVSIFSQYKGLSRSAYVIFIARIVTNMGAFIWPLLTLILSRKIGYSVTEIAMLSVMIGFIFLPANIIGGKLADRFSRKKIIIIFDLISVAFFMACAAVEPGNLMTFFFVMAGLFANMEHPAFEALIADSTKPQEREKVYSLSYLGHNLGFMFGAAIGGMLFENYLSLAFVLDGITTLSSTILIILFVKVLNVEDFEESERNEYEDHAEEGVTTFQILKERKSLWIQILVAMFAAFIYDQWSFVLPLYMEKIYQAEGATYFGLIASFNGLIVIIFTPIMTRIFTKWRELRKVMLGLALYSFSYLILRGAEAYWIFYVMMFAFTLGEIINMLGSAPFISRRAPASHRGRVNSYRSIAYFVGGMGGRVVMGILIQRYSYAAAFTFLSAVGIAVVLLVAYNYRVDQRIFPKLYQMPEDKIDEEIS; translated from the coding sequence ATGTTTCGTGAGTTAGTTAGTATTTTTTCTCAATACAAGGGCCTGTCTCGTTCGGCCTATGTGATCTTTATTGCTCGAATTGTGACCAATATGGGGGCCTTTATTTGGCCGCTCTTAACACTGATCTTGTCTCGGAAGATTGGATATTCGGTCACGGAAATTGCCATGTTGTCCGTGATGATCGGATTTATTTTTCTACCGGCGAATATTATCGGCGGGAAATTGGCAGATCGCTTTAGTCGAAAGAAGATCATCATTATTTTTGATTTGATCAGCGTTGCATTTTTTATGGCTTGTGCTGCAGTTGAGCCGGGCAATCTGATGACTTTCTTCTTTGTCATGGCAGGATTGTTCGCAAATATGGAACATCCGGCTTTCGAAGCGCTGATTGCGGATTCAACCAAGCCGCAAGAGCGAGAGAAGGTATACTCGCTCTCTTACCTAGGACATAATCTTGGATTTATGTTTGGCGCGGCTATTGGGGGCATGCTTTTTGAAAATTACCTGTCCTTGGCTTTTGTTTTGGATGGGATTACAACACTCAGTTCGACTATTTTAATTATTCTCTTCGTGAAAGTATTGAATGTTGAAGATTTTGAGGAATCGGAACGGAATGAATATGAAGACCATGCCGAAGAGGGTGTTACGACATTTCAGATTTTAAAAGAACGAAAATCCCTTTGGATCCAAATTCTAGTGGCTATGTTTGCGGCTTTTATTTATGATCAATGGTCCTTTGTCTTACCCTTGTATATGGAGAAAATTTATCAGGCGGAGGGTGCTACCTACTTTGGCTTGATCGCAAGTTTTAATGGGTTAATTGTTATCATCTTTACGCCCATTATGACGCGGATTTTTACCAAGTGGAGAGAATTGCGCAAGGTCATGTTGGGGTTGGCCTTGTATTCCTTCAGTTACTTAATTTTGCGAGGTGCCGAGGCATATTGGATCTTCTATGTGATGATGTTTGCCTTTACCTTGGGTGAGATTATTAATATGTTAGGCTCAGCGCCCTTTATCAGCCGCCGCGCGCCCGCATCTCACCGGGGACGGGTCAATAGTTATCGCAGTATTGCCTATTTTGTAGGTGGTATGGGTGGCCGTGTTGTCATGGGTATATTGATTCAACGATATTCTTATGCGGCGGCATTTACTTTTTTGAGTGCTGTTGGCATTGCAGTCGTATTGCTGGTTGCCTATAATTACCGGGTGGATCAACGGATTTTTCCTAAGCTTTATCAGATGCCTGAAGACAAAATTGATGAAGAAATTTCTTGA
- a CDS encoding amino acid ABC transporter substrate-binding protein: MKKMMMLVLVVLMTMGVFAGCATEKPVTEEPAAELTGYQALVERGYVIVGLDDTFAPLGFRTTDGELIGFDVDLAKEVFARLDLEVKFQPIDWSMKETELNSGNIDMIWNGYTITPEREEKVAFSTPYLKNRQVIVVLPESGIATKADLAGKNVACQSESSAYAAITADEAFTAALDGGAPIAFDTNNEAFMDLEAGRVDALVADEIMAMYYIGEKGVENYLVLDEDFGKEEYGVGFRKGDSELVQKVNETLDAMKEDGAAAKVSTVYFGTDIVSK, encoded by the coding sequence ATGAAGAAAATGATGATGTTAGTTTTGGTAGTTTTGATGACGATGGGTGTATTTGCAGGATGTGCAACGGAAAAACCGGTGACTGAAGAGCCAGCGGCAGAGCTTACAGGTTATCAAGCCTTAGTGGAACGTGGATATGTGATCGTCGGTTTGGACGACACCTTTGCTCCACTGGGTTTTCGAACAACGGATGGCGAATTGATTGGATTTGACGTAGACTTGGCAAAAGAAGTATTTGCTCGTTTGGATCTAGAAGTGAAATTCCAACCCATTGATTGGTCGATGAAAGAGACGGAATTAAATTCTGGGAATATTGATATGATTTGGAACGGCTACACAATTACACCAGAGCGGGAAGAAAAGGTTGCTTTTTCAACACCGTATCTGAAGAACCGTCAGGTGATCGTGGTCTTGCCGGAATCGGGCATTGCAACGAAAGCTGATTTGGCTGGCAAAAATGTTGCTTGCCAGAGCGAGTCAAGTGCCTATGCGGCAATTACAGCGGACGAAGCATTTACAGCGGCCTTGGATGGCGGCGCACCAATCGCCTTTGATACCAACAATGAAGCCTTTATGGATTTGGAAGCGGGACGTGTAGATGCCTTGGTTGCAGATGAAATTATGGCTATGTACTATATCGGTGAAAAGGGTGTTGAGAACTACCTTGTACTTGATGAAGATTTTGGAAAAGAAGAATATGGTGTTGGCTTTAGAAAAGGCGACTCCGAGTTGGTTCAAAAAGTGAACGAAACCTTGGATGCGATGAAAGAAGACGGAGCAGCAGCGAAAGTTTCTACGGTTTACTTCGGAACGGATATCGTAAGCAAGTAG
- a CDS encoding amino acid ABC transporter permease — translation MMGTISEMTGKLLEMLNYILALLPALMSGVVITLKVFAFTLIISIPLGILVALGRLSRLKIIQRLAQLYIWVVRGTPLLLQLIFIFFGLPMIGIVFSRFNSVMIAFSLNYAAYYGEIFRGGIASIDRGQYEAAEMLGMSKQQTFIRVILPQVIKRTLPAVANEVITLVKDTSLVYILGLSELLRAAKIAANRDVTLAPLVVAGVFYLILTAVFTKVLQQMEERYAYYE, via the coding sequence ATGATGGGTACGATTTCGGAAATGACAGGGAAGTTGTTAGAGATGTTGAATTATATTTTAGCTTTATTGCCTGCCTTAATGAGTGGAGTTGTGATCACACTGAAGGTATTTGCTTTCACCTTGATCATCTCCATACCTTTGGGGATTCTAGTGGCATTGGGACGCTTATCGCGGTTGAAGATTATTCAACGACTGGCCCAGCTATATATTTGGGTGGTGCGGGGCACCCCCCTCTTATTGCAATTGATCTTTATCTTTTTTGGTCTTCCCATGATCGGAATCGTATTTTCTCGATTTAATTCCGTGATGATTGCTTTCTCCTTGAACTATGCGGCTTATTACGGCGAAATTTTTCGCGGCGGAATTGCCTCCATTGATCGAGGTCAGTATGAAGCCGCGGAGATGCTGGGCATGAGCAAGCAACAGACCTTTATTCGGGTTATTCTGCCGCAGGTGATTAAACGAACCTTGCCGGCGGTTGCCAATGAGGTCATTACCTTGGTCAAAGACACCTCTTTGGTGTATATTCTTGGGCTAAGCGAACTGCTTCGTGCAGCCAAGATAGCTGCAAACCGTGATGTTACCCTTGCCCCCCTAGTGGTGGCTGGTGTTTTTTATCTGATACTCACGGCTGTTTTTACCAAAGTTCTACAACAAATGGAAGAGCGATACGCCTACTATGAATAA
- a CDS encoding amino acid ABC transporter ATP-binding protein yields MVLQVENITKRFKTQIAVKDLSFSLAEGEILALIGKSGAGKTTALRCICGLERVDEGSIVIDGLPLCMEGLYVDQKEVRMVRQKVGMVFQNFNLFPHLSVLENIMESPVRVYGMDKEEAKVKAMDFLEKLDLAEKAEAYPHELSGGQKQRVAIARACVLEPKVICFDEPTSALDPQLSEEIAYVIKNLAKERNLSVLIITHDMNFAKRTADRVIFMENGEAVEEGRTETLFEDVSNERIQKFMTK; encoded by the coding sequence ATGGTTTTACAAGTTGAAAATATTACAAAACGCTTTAAGACCCAAATCGCGGTAAAAGATTTGAGTTTCTCCTTGGCAGAGGGTGAAATCTTGGCCTTGATTGGGAAATCGGGGGCTGGAAAGACTACGGCGCTTCGATGTATCTGTGGGTTAGAACGTGTCGATGAAGGATCGATTGTGATCGATGGCTTGCCGCTTTGCATGGAAGGCCTTTATGTGGATCAAAAAGAGGTGCGAATGGTACGGCAAAAAGTAGGGATGGTTTTTCAAAACTTTAATCTCTTTCCCCATCTCTCGGTTTTAGAAAATATTATGGAGTCGCCCGTTCGTGTCTATGGCATGGACAAAGAGGAAGCCAAAGTGAAAGCGATGGATTTTCTTGAAAAGTTGGATTTAGCTGAAAAAGCAGAAGCCTATCCTCATGAACTCTCTGGGGGACAAAAGCAACGGGTTGCTATTGCGCGTGCCTGTGTGCTTGAACCAAAGGTCATTTGTTTTGATGAACCGACTTCAGCTCTGGATCCGCAATTGAGTGAAGAAATCGCCTATGTGATCAAGAATTTGGCCAAGGAGCGAAATCTTTCGGTTTTGATTATTACTCACGACATGAACTTCGCCAAACGGACGGCAGACCGTGTGATTTTCATGGAAAATGGGGAAGCGGTGGAAGAAGGTCGAACGGAAACCCTCTTTGAAGATGTGTCCAATGAACGAATACAAAAATTTATGACGAAATAA
- a CDS encoding cyclic nucleotide phosphodiesterase: MKKLWGILIIAGALLILPGCQAEAVDKHEAESDLPGHVNMIVATDIHHLATSLKDDGKALMDFVYSGDGKLLQYSDELLEVFVHDVQAQAPDFVVLSGDLTNNGEKESHQELAEYLAEVEKKGIQVFVIPGNHDLLNPFALGFEGRKRKRVDSVEPSEFVEIYQDYGYGEALSRDPHSLSYLVRPTDDLALLMLDTNRYEQNMQIGLSNPSGFVRNETMHWIDEVLSSLNETEIIAVMHHNAIPHSQMFVDNFVLDNSKETMDLLAEYKVRVVLSGHTHIQDLIQDPETGIFDFTTSAMSVYPHGYGLLSLDQGSIIYTCKALDMESYAKEKQWKDENLLNFIDFAPRFFVGRSEQKLKAQIPDSFTPKQKEEMMTVMGQLNLAYFAGVEADEKEHIKQLKGYKELREVESAFLQYYIDSILLDETNDNYMRIEREEE, encoded by the coding sequence TTGAAAAAGCTATGGGGAATATTGATAATTGCTGGTGCATTGCTTATTTTACCGGGTTGTCAGGCAGAAGCAGTAGACAAACATGAAGCAGAAAGCGATCTACCAGGTCATGTCAACATGATCGTGGCAACAGACATTCACCATTTGGCTACGAGCTTAAAGGATGATGGTAAGGCCTTAATGGATTTTGTTTATTCAGGTGATGGCAAGCTTTTGCAATACTCGGATGAATTGTTAGAGGTATTTGTCCATGACGTTCAAGCACAGGCACCAGATTTTGTTGTTTTGAGCGGAGATTTAACCAATAACGGGGAAAAAGAATCTCACCAGGAATTGGCTGAATATTTGGCTGAAGTTGAAAAAAAGGGTATTCAAGTATTCGTGATACCTGGAAATCATGATTTGCTCAATCCCTTTGCTTTGGGTTTTGAAGGAAGGAAAAGGAAGCGGGTAGATTCTGTAGAACCATCTGAATTTGTTGAAATTTATCAGGATTATGGATATGGAGAAGCCCTTTCGCGGGATCCGCATTCCCTTAGCTATTTGGTGCGACCAACAGATGATTTGGCTTTATTGATGCTGGACACGAATCGATACGAACAGAATATGCAGATTGGTCTTTCTAATCCTTCTGGATTCGTGCGAAATGAAACCATGCATTGGATTGATGAGGTTCTCTCTTCTTTGAATGAAACTGAAATTATTGCTGTCATGCATCACAACGCGATTCCACATTCCCAAATGTTTGTCGATAACTTTGTCTTGGATAATAGTAAGGAAACCATGGACTTATTGGCAGAATATAAGGTTCGAGTGGTTCTATCAGGGCATACGCATATTCAAGATTTGATTCAAGATCCAGAAACTGGGATTTTTGATTTTACAACGTCTGCCATGAGCGTGTATCCTCATGGATACGGCTTGTTATCTTTGGATCAAGGCTCCATAATCTATACATGCAAAGCATTGGATATGGAAAGCTATGCGAAAGAGAAGCAATGGAAGGATGAAAATCTCTTGAATTTTATTGATTTTGCACCTCGTTTTTTTGTTGGTCGGTCGGAGCAGAAACTGAAAGCGCAGATACCGGATTCCTTTACACCCAAGCAAAAAGAAGAGATGATGACTGTAATGGGACAATTGAATCTTGCCTATTTTGCAGGCGTAGAAGCGGATGAAAAAGAGCATATCAAACAACTCAAGGGGTATAAGGAATTGCGGGAAGTAGAAAGCGCATTTCTCCAGTACTATATCGACAGCATCTTATTAGATGAAACGAACGATAACTATATGAGGATTGAAAGAGAGGAAGAATAG
- a CDS encoding alpha/beta hydrolase, whose protein sequence is MTYTQVLNKTLSIYREKGELAAYEFVSKEALVLLGDYPQIDNFRYALAAAAGKKKEAMAIMRQAIEDKGYWYSYDYLAKDEDLNSLRGEEDFVRWLDLCKEREENALANPESKLLVEGKNDGEKPLFLVLHGDQENIEITRPYWDGLLDQGYVLALLQSSQIEFSHGYNWRDVNQGVSEVGTYFEALMKDESISKDSWIGGFSAGCNVALRAILDGAVTADRFVFVAPWLPDLEEWKEELSMLKDKGISGHILVGDQDHDCLEGAEQLAVELMEMGVYVSFEKIEGLGHDYPTDFQAKLQEWIKE, encoded by the coding sequence ATGACATATACGCAAGTATTAAATAAAACCTTATCGATTTATAGGGAAAAGGGAGAATTGGCCGCTTATGAGTTTGTCTCAAAAGAAGCGCTAGTTTTGCTTGGGGATTATCCGCAGATCGATAATTTTCGATATGCCTTAGCAGCTGCAGCGGGCAAGAAAAAAGAAGCCATGGCGATTATGCGCCAAGCCATCGAAGATAAGGGCTACTGGTATTCTTATGACTATCTGGCAAAGGATGAGGATTTGAATTCCCTGAGGGGAGAGGAAGATTTCGTCCGTTGGTTGGACTTGTGTAAAGAGAGGGAGGAGAATGCCCTAGCTAATCCTGAATCAAAATTATTGGTGGAAGGAAAAAACGACGGAGAGAAACCGCTCTTTCTTGTTCTTCATGGCGATCAAGAAAACATTGAAATTACACGACCCTATTGGGACGGCCTTCTTGATCAAGGTTATGTGCTTGCCTTGCTGCAGTCTTCACAAATTGAGTTTAGTCATGGATATAATTGGCGAGATGTGAACCAGGGCGTATCCGAAGTTGGCACGTATTTTGAAGCTTTGATGAAGGACGAATCCATTTCTAAGGATAGCTGGATTGGGGGCTTTTCGGCAGGATGTAATGTGGCCCTTCGCGCAATTTTAGATGGAGCTGTCACGGCAGATCGATTTGTTTTTGTGGCCCCTTGGCTTCCGGATCTGGAGGAATGGAAAGAAGAGTTATCGATGTTAAAGGATAAAGGAATATCAGGACATATATTGGTTGGTGACCAAGACCATGACTGTTTAGAGGGTGCGGAGCAATTAGCGGTTGAATTGATGGAAATGGGTGTTTATGTTTCATTTGAAAAGATTGAAGGCTTGGGCCATGATTATCCAACTGATTTTCAAGCGAAATTGCAAGAATGGATTAAAGAGTGA
- a CDS encoding DUF1835 domain-containing protein: MKVWKHLVVGDSVEGSLRAAFAMDTENLFSGEVRNFRDDLSVGRIDRLSAGSEERIDWFSKITSGTEFGSYLEERLESLMDETYQEMLEFDLDDQIVIWHSGIVSEQTAIRYFAMRLQGHDLWEVDMSKQKVHRWNGSKVIPRAVAECAPKELLEALMGKKVISKEKQETLKMDWIRLQSSDAVLRVFENGEINSVDETYYDRELLEALEDHYQRAARVIGAVMGSSDQIIGDTFLDYRLRTLIQGERLQWRGNLSAMRYYEVRKRA, translated from the coding sequence ATGAAAGTTTGGAAGCACTTAGTTGTAGGAGATTCTGTTGAGGGCAGCCTTCGGGCAGCCTTTGCTATGGATACGGAGAATTTGTTTTCTGGTGAGGTGCGGAATTTTCGCGATGATTTATCGGTTGGGCGGATTGATCGACTATCGGCAGGTAGCGAAGAGCGGATAGATTGGTTTTCTAAAATTACTTCAGGAACTGAATTCGGATCATATTTAGAGGAACGACTTGAATCATTGATGGATGAAACCTATCAAGAAATGCTGGAATTTGATTTGGATGATCAGATTGTGATTTGGCATAGTGGAATTGTTTCAGAGCAAACTGCGATTCGTTATTTTGCCATGCGATTACAAGGGCATGATCTTTGGGAAGTCGATATGTCAAAACAAAAAGTTCATCGATGGAATGGCAGTAAGGTAATCCCGAGAGCCGTAGCGGAATGTGCACCTAAAGAGTTGCTAGAAGCATTAATGGGAAAAAAGGTGATATCTAAGGAAAAGCAAGAGACCTTGAAGATGGATTGGATTCGTTTGCAATCGAGCGATGCCGTCTTGCGAGTATTTGAAAATGGGGAAATCAATTCAGTTGATGAGACCTATTATGATCGAGAATTGTTGGAGGCACTTGAGGATCATTATCAACGTGCGGCAAGAGTGATCGGTGCTGTAATGGGAAGTTCTGATCAAATCATTGGAGATACTTTTTTGGATTATCGGCTTAGAACGTTGATCCAGGGAGAGCGACTGCAGTGGAGAGGGAATTTATCGGCTATGCGCTACTATGAGGTGCGTAAAAGAGCCTGA
- a CDS encoding carboxymuconolactone decarboxylase family protein, giving the protein MAYNVREMLEAFTGGLGVLAETNPEHVGAFMGLLGAAYEPEALDYKTKELMSVAIGCYNRCEYCIVYHCYKALEAGATRAEINEAAMVAVAFGGGPSIAYTVTLLKASIDEFEGDFE; this is encoded by the coding sequence ATGGCTTATAATGTACGAGAAATGTTGGAAGCATTTACAGGTGGACTTGGGGTTTTGGCTGAAACAAATCCGGAGCATGTAGGAGCATTTATGGGATTGCTAGGAGCAGCCTATGAGCCGGAAGCACTTGATTATAAAACAAAAGAATTGATGAGTGTGGCAATCGGATGCTACAATCGTTGTGAGTATTGCATTGTTTACCATTGCTACAAAGCATTGGAAGCAGGCGCAACAAGAGCGGAAATCAACGAAGCAGCAATGGTAGCTGTTGCTTTTGGCGGTGGTCCTTCTATCGCCTACACAGTGACCTTGTTGAAGGCAAGTATTGATGAGTTTGAAGGAGACTTCGAGTAG